AATAGAAGAGCTTATACCCATAAAAATAAAATCGGGGCTTGGCTATGACATTATCATAGGACAGGAATTGGACGACTTAATTATAAACGAGTTTGAGGGCAATGTCTTTGGCGTCGTGGACCAAAACGTATATGACATTTACAACAAAAAATATAACTTTGACCGCCTAGGCGACAGGCTTTATGTTTTAAAAAGCGGCGAGCAGTCAAAACAATGGAAATACGCCCAAGCAATCGCGCGCAAAATGCTAAATAGCGGCTGCAACCGTCAAACAAAAATGATAGCGGTAGGCGGCGGGGTTACGGGCGACTTAAGCGGCTTTGTCGCGTCCATTTTTATGAGGGGCGTAAAAATCGTGCATGTGCCTACCACTTTGCTTTCTTGCGTGGATTCCAGCATAGGCGGCAAAACGGGCATCAATCTTGACGATTACAAAAACATTTTGGGCGCTTTTTATCAGCCGTCCAAGATACTCATCAGCGCCAATTTTATTAAGACATTGCCTTTGCGCGAGATAAAATGCGGCATTGGCGAGATTATAAAGACGGCGCTAATAAGCCAAAAAGTTTTTGAATATTTAAGCGCCAACATCTCCAAAATCTTAATACTGGACCAGCAGGCGATTTTTAATGTCATAAAATTATGTATTGAATTTAAAGACTATATTACTTCTTCGGACGAGAGGGAAGCCTCGCTTAGAAAGATTTTAAACTTAGGGCATACCATAGGGCACGCGCTGGAGACCGCCAACAAATTTAAGCTCTCCCACGGCGAATACGTGCTATGCGGAATTGAGCTAGAATCCAAGATAGCCAGAAACCTCGGGATTGTTGACGAGGAGTATTACAAGACCATAATGCATTTTTTAAGATTGGTCTCCACGCCCAAAATAAAAATAAAGAACATAGACCACCTTATAAAAATAATGAAAGCGGACAAAAAGAACGCAGAAGGAAAAATAGATTTTATCTTTGCCAAAAACCAAGGCGAAACCCAAGAATATTTATTGGAGCCTGACAGGCTTAAGACTTTGCTGGAGGCCGTCGTATGACAATCAAGCCGCTCAAAAACATAAGCGGGGCTTTTGACTTGCCCGGGGACAAATCAATTACCCACAGGGCGATTATGCTTAACGCGATCGCCGAAGGCGAGGCAAAAGTCTATAACGCGCTTTTGGGCGATGATTGTTTGGCTACGATAGAATGCATGGCAAAACTAGGCGCCAGGATTTCAATAGAGCCCGATTATATTGCGGTCGCCGGCGCCAAAAAAATCAAAAACTCGCAAGAGCTTTTTGTGGGCAACAGCGGCACCACTATTAGATTATTGACAGGGCTTTTGTGCGGCGCGGGCGTGAGCGCCGAGTTGGACGGGGACGAGTCTATCAGAAAGCGCCCGATGAACCGCATAATTGAGCCTTTGGGCATGATGGGCGCGAAAATAACGGCGTCCGAAGGCGGATACGCGCCGTTAAAGATAAAAAGCGCCAGCCTAAAAGGCATAGAATACAAAATGTCAATAGCGAGCGCGCAGGTCAAAAGCTGCCTATTGCTAGCCGGGCTTTTTGCCGATGGCCCCACGACCATTATAGAACCCGTCAAAACCCGCAACCATACCGAATTGATGCTTACGGCGATGAGCGCGGACATAATTACTCGCAGGAACAAAATTATAATATCCAAGTCCAAGCTAAAATCCATAGATGTTTATGTCCCGGGCGACATATCAAGCGCGGCGTATTTGATGGTTTTGGCGACTATTTTACCGGATTCTTATATAGTATTAAAAAATGTGGGCGTCAATCCTACACGAACGGGCATTTTGGATATTTTGAAAATTTGCGGCGCCAAAATTACCATGCTTAACCGCAGAACGACGAGCGAAGAGCCTGTTTCGGATATGCTCATCCAGTCGGCCGACGAGATTAAGCC
The sequence above is a segment of the Clostridiales bacterium genome. Coding sequences within it:
- the aroB gene encoding 3-dehydroquinate synthase is translated as MSQTKQIEELIPIKIKSGLGYDIIIGQELDDLIINEFEGNVFGVVDQNVYDIYNKKYNFDRLGDRLYVLKSGEQSKQWKYAQAIARKMLNSGCNRQTKMIAVGGGVTGDLSGFVASIFMRGVKIVHVPTTLLSCVDSSIGGKTGINLDDYKNILGAFYQPSKILISANFIKTLPLREIKCGIGEIIKTALISQKVFEYLSANISKILILDQQAIFNVIKLCIEFKDYITSSDEREASLRKILNLGHTIGHALETANKFKLSHGEYVLCGIELESKIARNLGIVDEEYYKTIMHFLRLVSTPKIKIKNIDHLIKIMKADKKNAEGKIDFIFAKNQGETQEYLLEPDRLKTLLEAVV
- the aroA gene encoding 3-phosphoshikimate 1-carboxyvinyltransferase — protein: MTIKPLKNISGAFDLPGDKSITHRAIMLNAIAEGEAKVYNALLGDDCLATIECMAKLGARISIEPDYIAVAGAKKIKNSQELFVGNSGTTIRLLTGLLCGAGVSAELDGDESIRKRPMNRIIEPLGMMGAKITASEGGYAPLKIKSASLKGIEYKMSIASAQVKSCLLLAGLFADGPTTIIEPVKTRNHTELMLTAMSADIITRRNKIIISKSKLKSIDVYVPGDISSAAYLMVLATILPDSYIVLKNVGVNPTRTGILDILKICGAKITMLNRRTTSEEPVSDMLIQSADEIKPFVIGGDLIPRLIDEIPILAVLACFADGQSVIKDAQELKVKESNRIDTTVNMLKKMGARIEATNDGMIINGSGALMGGVEIDAGLDHRLAMCAAVAGAVSLDGVKIKNAQIADVSYPGFYKIFERGEQ